The following coding sequences lie in one Nitrospirota bacterium genomic window:
- a CDS encoding nucleoside-diphosphate kinase, whose protein sequence is MNNKKLEQTLVLIKPDALKNSLTGYILSQLSEFHTGLRFAATKIVHVSKMLAGEHYAEHRGKVFFPSLLEYIMGDLHYPNEPEKHRVIAIVYQGPDAVKKIRDIVGPTNPHAARDQKPGCIRALGTVVPIKDAEGKVIGDRMDNLIHASANDSDAEREIKLWFRPNDIPPFMHAYPTDVSKDYYFYKEGKLYTKDEPGSICFLVPGDTVWKSDLETLRALQHGRAASETLESVVAKYLINEKRENY, encoded by the coding sequence ATGAACAATAAAAAGCTTGAACAGACCCTTGTGCTTATCAAACCGGATGCGCTTAAGAATTCGCTGACGGGTTATATACTTTCTCAACTTTCCGAATTTCATACAGGGCTGCGCTTTGCCGCCACGAAGATCGTCCATGTCAGTAAAATGCTTGCCGGTGAGCATTATGCCGAACACCGGGGGAAGGTTTTTTTCCCCTCTCTGCTGGAATACATCATGGGGGATTTACATTACCCGAATGAACCGGAGAAGCACAGGGTGATCGCGATTGTGTATCAGGGGCCGGACGCGGTAAAAAAGATACGTGACATTGTGGGGCCGACGAACCCCCACGCTGCAAGAGACCAGAAGCCCGGATGCATCCGCGCGCTCGGGACAGTGGTACCAATAAAAGACGCTGAGGGAAAAGTAATCGGCGACCGCATGGACAACCTCATTCATGCCTCTGCCAATGACAGTGACGCGGAAAGAGAGATCAAACTCTGGTTCAGGCCCAATGATATCCCTCCATTTATGCACGCGTATCCAACCGATGTAAGCAAGGACTACTATTTTTATAAGGAAGGTAAGCTTTACACGAAGGACGAGCCGGGCAGCATCTGCTTTCTCGTACCCGGTGACACCGTCTGGAAGTCCGATCTCGAAACGCTGCGCGCGCTGCAGCACGGCCGGGCGGCATCAGAAACTCTTGAATCGGTGGTCGCCAAATACCTCATCAATGAGAAGCGGGAAAATTATTAG
- the mdh gene encoding malate dehydrogenase — protein sequence MRKKITIIGAGNVGASTAQLIAKEGLADVVLYDIAEGIPQGKALDIAEACPLWGSAVSVKGTNSYSDTKDSDIVVITAGFPRKPNMSRDDLLHANADVVKAAAEAIAKSSPNSIIIVVTNPMDAMAQLAWKTTEFSCRRVMGMGGVLDAARFRTFLAWELNVSPEDVEAMLLGGHGDQMVPLPRFTTVKGIPITELMKKNRIDALIQRTRSGGAEIVGLLKSGSAYYAPAAATFQMVKSILHDEKRLLPCAAYLNGEYGVKDLYVGVPVILGKEGVEKVVEIKLAKDEKAMFKESCSSVRKLIKKLAI from the coding sequence ATGCGAAAGAAGATCACCATTATAGGCGCGGGAAATGTCGGGGCTTCGACAGCGCAGTTGATTGCAAAGGAAGGGCTTGCGGATGTAGTGCTTTATGATATTGCGGAGGGAATTCCGCAAGGCAAGGCGCTCGATATCGCGGAGGCTTGTCCGCTTTGGGGTTCCGCTGTATCTGTGAAAGGCACAAACAGTTATAGTGACACAAAAGATTCAGATATCGTTGTCATCACTGCTGGCTTTCCGAGAAAGCCCAACATGTCGAGAGACGACCTTCTTCATGCCAATGCGGATGTCGTGAAGGCCGCGGCGGAAGCAATTGCGAAATCGTCGCCGAACTCCATCATTATCGTCGTGACCAATCCGATGGACGCGATGGCGCAGCTTGCGTGGAAGACAACGGAGTTTTCATGCAGGCGCGTTATGGGAATGGGGGGCGTACTTGACGCGGCGCGGTTCAGGACCTTTCTCGCGTGGGAATTAAATGTATCTCCCGAAGATGTTGAGGCGATGCTGCTTGGAGGGCACGGCGACCAGATGGTCCCGCTGCCAAGGTTTACCACAGTCAAAGGAATACCGATAACCGAACTCATGAAGAAAAACAGGATCGACGCGCTCATCCAGCGGACCAGAAGCGGCGGCGCTGAAATAGTCGGCCTGCTCAAGTCGGGAAGCGCGTATTACGCCCCGGCTGCCGCGACGTTTCAGATGGTCAAATCTATCCTGCATGATGAAAAAAGGCTGCTGCCGTGCGCCGCGTATCTTAACGGAGAGTACGGGGTCAAAGACCTCTATGTTGGCGTGCCCGTCATCCTCGGCAAAGAAGGCGTTGAAAAAGTTGTCGAGATAAAACTCGCAAAAGATGAAAAGGCCATGTTCAAGGAATCATGCTCTTCCGTAAGAAAGCTTATCAAGAAGCTCGCGATATAG
- a CDS encoding OsmC family protein — translation MINAKITLVQDMQFIGVADTGHAVVMDAPPSSGGKGSAAKPSELLPMAFGGCSGMDVISILRKKKQNVTKFELNVSGEMAKDYPQLYTSMHIEYVVTGKDISEDAVQRAIALSLEKYCSVGATLGKAAKITHSYRVIQE, via the coding sequence ATGATAAATGCAAAGATCACTCTTGTTCAGGACATGCAGTTCATAGGCGTGGCAGACACGGGCCATGCGGTCGTAATGGACGCGCCTCCGTCATCCGGCGGCAAAGGCTCCGCTGCAAAACCGTCTGAGCTGCTTCCGATGGCCTTCGGCGGATGTTCCGGGATGGACGTGATCTCGATCCTGAGGAAGAAAAAACAGAATGTGACCAAATTTGAGCTAAACGTGTCCGGCGAAATGGCAAAGGACTATCCGCAGCTTTACACTTCAATGCATATAGAATATGTAGTCACAGGCAAGGACATCTCCGAGGACGCAGTGCAGAGGGCGATTGCTCTTTCGCTGGAGAAATATTGCTCGGTCGGCGCGACCCTCGGCAAGGCCGCAAAGATAACGCATTCGTATAGAGTTATCCAGGAATGA
- a CDS encoding segregation/condensation protein A, with translation MQEVLETQSTQDALQQKDDSAPYLESGSLTNLHFKLSAFEGPLDLLLHLIKENKIDIYDIPIVQITKQYMQYLEMMKELNLEIAGEFLVMAATLIHIKSRMLLPPDEEEKQEAAEDPRSELVQRLLEYQAYKESSIFLRKQEDTWKNIFQRTRPDKDDFVFEPEPVLFEANVFDLITAFKKLLERAPAEIREITRETLTVADRINFIMERIENEDGVRFEDLFEEGFSRVTLIVTFLALLEIIRLGLVRIYQEKAFGAIWIINPQRQNIVTASEDDQEVLS, from the coding sequence ATGCAAGAGGTGCTGGAGACACAATCAACTCAGGACGCACTGCAACAAAAGGATGATTCGGCGCCGTATCTCGAATCCGGGTCCCTGACTAATCTTCATTTCAAGCTGTCAGCCTTTGAAGGCCCCCTCGATCTTCTACTGCATTTAATAAAAGAGAACAAGATAGACATCTACGATATCCCCATCGTTCAGATAACAAAACAGTACATGCAGTACCTTGAAATGATGAAAGAGCTCAACCTTGAGATCGCCGGTGAGTTTCTCGTGATGGCAGCGACTCTCATCCACATAAAATCCAGGATGCTCCTGCCCCCGGATGAAGAAGAAAAACAGGAAGCCGCGGAAGACCCGAGGTCTGAGCTTGTCCAGCGGCTGCTTGAATATCAGGCATACAAAGAATCCTCAATTTTTCTGAGAAAGCAGGAAGACACCTGGAAGAACATTTTCCAGAGGACCCGGCCCGACAAAGATGATTTTGTATTTGAGCCGGAGCCTGTGCTTTTTGAGGCGAATGTCTTTGACCTCATCACTGCTTTCAAAAAGCTGCTTGAAAGGGCGCCTGCCGAAATTCGCGAAATAACCCGGGAGACGCTCACAGTGGCTGACAGGATAAATTTTATTATGGAACGGATTGAGAACGAGGACGGAGTGCGCTTTGAGGACCTGTTTGAAGAAGGGTTTTCACGGGTCACTCTTATCGTAACATTCCTTGCACTGCTTGAGATTATAAGGCTGGGGCTTGTAAGAATTTACCAGGAAAAAGCATTCGGCGCTATCTGGATCATAAATCCGCAGAGACAGAATATCGTAACAGCTTCTGAAGACGATCAGGAAGTTTTATCTTAA
- the recA gene encoding recombinase RecA produces the protein MSDKDRSKALEVAISQIEKQFGKGAIMRLGAGGITEVAVIPSGSIGLDAALGVGGYPRGRVIEIYGPESSGKTTLALNAVAQAQKAGGNAAFIDAEHALDVAYAQKLGVNIDELLISQPDTGEQALEVTETLVRSGALDIIVIDSVAALVPRAEIEGEMGDSLPGLQARLMSQALRKLTAAISKGQATVIFINQIRMKIGVMFGNPETTTGGNALKFYATIRLDIRKIENLKDAQESVGSRVRVKVVKNKVAPPFKQAEFDIYFNEGISRTGEIIDLGADKNIIEKSGAWYSYNGSRIGQGRENSRQYLQANPQIALEIESKILEAYNFKK, from the coding sequence ATGTCAGACAAGGATCGTTCAAAGGCTCTTGAAGTCGCCATTTCGCAGATAGAAAAACAGTTCGGCAAGGGCGCAATAATGCGGCTTGGCGCTGGAGGGATAACGGAGGTAGCAGTCATTCCGTCAGGATCGATCGGCCTTGATGCTGCGCTTGGTGTCGGCGGGTATCCGAGAGGCAGGGTCATTGAGATCTACGGCCCGGAATCATCAGGCAAGACCACCCTCGCGCTCAATGCTGTGGCCCAGGCCCAGAAAGCAGGCGGCAACGCTGCTTTTATCGACGCCGAACACGCGCTGGATGTTGCGTATGCTCAAAAGCTCGGCGTAAATATTGACGAGCTTCTTATAAGCCAGCCCGATACGGGGGAGCAGGCCCTTGAAGTGACAGAAACGCTTGTGCGCAGCGGCGCGCTTGATATCATTGTTATCGATTCGGTTGCGGCCCTTGTGCCCCGCGCCGAGATCGAAGGCGAGATGGGCGACAGCCTGCCGGGGCTTCAGGCGAGGCTTATGAGCCAGGCTTTAAGAAAGCTGACAGCGGCAATCTCAAAAGGTCAGGCTACCGTAATATTCATTAACCAGATCAGAATGAAGATCGGGGTCATGTTCGGCAATCCCGAAACAACAACCGGCGGCAATGCCCTGAAGTTTTACGCGACGATCAGGCTTGATATCAGAAAGATCGAAAACCTCAAGGACGCGCAGGAGTCGGTCGGCAGCAGGGTCAGGGTGAAGGTGGTCAAGAACAAGGTGGCCCCTCCTTTTAAGCAGGCGGAATTTGACATATATTTCAACGAAGGCATATCGCGGACCGGCGAGATCATAGACCTCGGCGCCGATAAGAATATCATTGAGAAATCAGGCGCGTGGTATTCATACAACGGGAGCCGCATTGGACAGGGCCGGGAGAATTCAAGGCAGTACCTTCAGGCAAACCCGCAAATAGCGCTGGAGATTGAATCAAAGATCCTTGAGGCGTATAATTTTAAGAAATAA
- the thpR gene encoding RNA 2',3'-cyclic phosphodiesterase — translation MRSFIAIELSEAAIAALSGLQHELKKSGADVRWVRTEGIHLTLRFLGNIEDKDADKIVKIIEGTCKKYTAFNLELRGAGVFPNMKSPRVLWVGVTGNGAFIKLQQEIEDGMASLGFEKEDRRFTPHLTLGRFRSMSGKDALLNAIESHKESRLGVIEVRAVYLMRSDLSPAGAKYTRVAEIPLGSR, via the coding sequence TTGAGAAGTTTTATCGCGATAGAATTATCAGAAGCGGCAATAGCAGCCCTGTCGGGACTTCAGCATGAACTGAAAAAGAGCGGGGCGGATGTCAGATGGGTCAGGACTGAAGGCATTCACCTGACACTCAGGTTCCTCGGCAATATTGAGGACAAAGACGCTGACAAGATTGTAAAAATAATTGAGGGGACATGCAAGAAATACACGGCATTCAATCTTGAACTCAGAGGTGCAGGCGTTTTCCCGAACATGAAATCCCCGCGCGTTTTGTGGGTCGGCGTAACGGGCAACGGGGCTTTTATAAAACTTCAGCAGGAGATCGAAGACGGGATGGCCTCTCTGGGGTTTGAAAAGGAAGACAGGAGGTTCACCCCTCATCTTACCCTCGGCAGATTCAGGTCTATGTCAGGAAAAGACGCGCTGCTGAATGCAATTGAATCGCATAAAGAGAGCAGGTTAGGCGTCATTGAAGTCCGGGCTGTTTACTTGATGAGAAGCGATTTAAGCCCGGCAGGGGCAAAGTATACGAGGGTCGCAGAGATACCACTTGGGAGCCGGTAG
- a CDS encoding phosphatase PAP2 family protein, giving the protein MRYLSLYIFRDWRKGLLVITFCAAGYIIADISGNILKHLFARLRPCTAVPNARLLVACYNNFSFPSGHASTSFAMASIICYFFRPAAVPALFIAAVIGFSRIYIGVHYPSDVIAGAVWGGVTGWLVIFIHKINYGQLNKKTLS; this is encoded by the coding sequence TTGCGATACTTGTCCCTTTATATTTTCAGGGACTGGCGAAAGGGGCTGCTTGTTATTACCTTTTGCGCGGCAGGCTATATTATTGCAGACATCAGCGGAAATATATTAAAACACCTTTTCGCAAGACTAAGACCCTGCACAGCGGTTCCAAACGCCAGACTTCTTGTTGCCTGTTATAATAATTTTTCTTTTCCTTCCGGCCATGCCTCGACCTCCTTTGCAATGGCATCAATCATCTGTTATTTTTTCCGGCCCGCCGCTGTCCCCGCACTCTTCATTGCCGCGGTCATCGGTTTTTCAAGAATATATATCGGCGTGCACTATCCGTCGGATGTAATAGCCGGGGCTGTCTGGGGAGGCGTTACCGGCTGGCTTGTCATATTTATTCATAAAATTAATTACGGTCAATTAAATAAGAAGACATTGTCCTGA
- a CDS encoding regulatory protein RecX, whose translation MPQEKKAKRDLTLKGSPADAKACALRLLSYRSRSKKELLDRLKRKGFSDEQINNTVLFLEKAGLISDEALAGELFRYSTERKSLGKKGIEAFLLRQGIDKELVNKMLSKHSGDLEKGSAERFVEKKLKSMKNLPSDVIRRRLWGMLQRRGFSADVIIRVVEKM comes from the coding sequence TTGCCTCAAGAGAAAAAGGCAAAAAGGGACCTGACATTGAAAGGTTCACCCGCTGACGCCAAGGCCTGCGCGTTAAGGCTCCTCAGTTACCGCTCCAGAAGCAAAAAAGAACTCCTTGACAGGCTGAAGAGAAAAGGCTTCAGTGATGAGCAGATAAATAACACCGTCCTGTTTCTTGAAAAGGCCGGATTAATCAGCGATGAGGCCCTGGCCGGGGAGCTTTTCAGGTATTCAACAGAAAGAAAATCTCTCGGCAAAAAAGGCATCGAGGCATTTCTGTTACGGCAGGGGATTGATAAAGAGCTTGTCAACAAAATGCTTTCAAAGCATTCCGGAGATTTGGAGAAGGGATCAGCGGAGAGATTTGTCGAAAAGAAATTGAAAAGCATGAAGAATCTTCCCAGTGATGTTATCAGGCGCAGGCTCTGGGGGATGCTCCAGCGCAGGGGATTTTCTGCAGACGTGATTATCAGGGTGGTGGAGAAAATGTAA
- the selD gene encoding selenide, water dikinase SelD has protein sequence MGPADLSEILSDMLKCTHQRVVVGPGDDAGVLRFNGNLLVETVDVITPIVDDPYTFGAVCAANSVSDVYAMGGKPLSALAILGFSSCDYPPSAVRGLLKGCIDKLKEAGACLIGGHSIDDKEFKFGLAVTGVIDKKTILKVAGASAGEILILTKPLGTGIITSAAKRGKVKSAALNKVISSMLKLNKTASIAAVAAGSQSATDVTGFGLLGHGLNMAKSSKTDLVIFYDKVPLMDGVKKCAAAGLVPKGAQRNLEFCKKDVIFSNGMSKEEQLILSDPQTSGGLLIALPPKGLKKFDRIAKKEKMPYWIIGEVIKGKGKIIVK, from the coding sequence TTGGGTCCGGCGGACCTGTCCGAAATTCTTTCTGACATGCTCAAATGCACACACCAGAGGGTTGTCGTAGGCCCCGGTGATGACGCGGGGGTATTGCGGTTCAATGGCAATCTGCTCGTTGAAACAGTGGACGTGATCACTCCTATTGTCGACGACCCTTATACCTTCGGAGCGGTCTGCGCTGCTAACTCGGTGAGCGATGTTTATGCAATGGGAGGGAAGCCTCTCTCAGCCCTTGCTATCCTTGGGTTTTCATCATGCGATTACCCCCCTTCCGCTGTAAGAGGTCTTTTGAAAGGCTGCATAGATAAGCTCAAGGAGGCAGGCGCGTGTTTGATCGGCGGGCACAGTATAGATGATAAGGAGTTCAAGTTCGGCCTTGCCGTAACAGGCGTAATCGATAAAAAGACTATTCTAAAAGTCGCAGGCGCATCTGCCGGAGAGATACTCATCCTCACAAAACCCCTCGGCACCGGAATCATCACATCCGCGGCGAAACGTGGGAAGGTGAAAAGCGCGGCCTTGAACAAGGTAATTTCCTCGATGCTGAAACTAAATAAAACCGCTTCAATTGCCGCTGTAGCTGCCGGTTCACAGTCAGCGACCGACGTGACAGGATTCGGTTTGTTAGGGCACGGACTAAACATGGCAAAAAGCTCAAAGACAGACCTTGTTATTTTTTATGACAAAGTCCCATTGATGGACGGGGTGAAAAAATGTGCCGCTGCCGGACTGGTACCGAAAGGGGCGCAGAGGAATCTCGAGTTCTGCAAAAAGGATGTGATCTTCTCCAACGGTATGTCGAAAGAGGAACAATTAATATTGTCCGACCCCCAGACATCCGGCGGATTGCTTATAGCGCTTCCGCCAAAGGGACTGAAAAAGTTTGACCGGATCGCAAAGAAAGAAAAAATGCCTTACTGGATCATCGGAGAAGTGATAAAAGGGAAGGGCAAAATAATCGTAAAATAG
- a CDS encoding HEAT repeat domain-containing protein: protein MKKLIADHMENGFLENIIDMFRHDKSLYPMIGEMLGDERSRVRIGAVALVETLMGEDIDTVVKAIPCIAETLKSPNPTIRGDAAYLLGIIGHKNALPYLLKATDDEHGLVSEAVVEAIEAINSGDRSFLR from the coding sequence ATGAAAAAACTGATAGCCGACCATATGGAAAACGGGTTTCTTGAAAACATCATCGACATGTTCAGGCACGACAAAAGTCTTTACCCGATGATAGGAGAGATGCTGGGCGATGAGAGGAGCAGGGTGCGGATCGGCGCCGTAGCGCTTGTTGAAACACTGATGGGTGAAGATATTGATACTGTTGTAAAAGCGATCCCGTGCATCGCTGAAACCCTGAAAAGTCCCAATCCCACAATCCGCGGTGATGCCGCCTATCTGTTAGGCATCATTGGACACAAGAATGCGCTGCCTTATTTGTTAAAAGCAACGGATGATGAACACGGTCTTGTCAGTGAAGCGGTTGTTGAAGCAATTGAAGCGATTAACAGCGGGGATAGATCCTTCTTAAGATAA
- a CDS encoding type IV pilus twitching motility protein PilT, which produces MSVDINTLLKRAVQMKASDLHIKAGNQPIVRIDGAIIPLQDEKRLTAEDTLNLASSIMSEAQREQFTKSRDIDIGYGVPGVARFRCNCFVQRGTVGIVFRIVSMEILDIEDLMLPPVLKKIALEPRGLILVTGTTGSGKSTALASMIEYININKTLNIITIEDPIEFTYRDKKSIISQREIGNDTDSFSKALRAALRQDPDVILVGEMRDFETIQTALVAAETGHLVLSTLHTSDAVETINRIISVFPPYQHKQVRVQLASVLKAIISMRLVPRSDEKGRVPAVEVLVATATIKSCIEDSDKTKQIHDFIGEGFSQYGMQTFDQSLMGLYQRGLITYEDAASRATNPDDFALKVKGILSTKESWEEGVASREKGKKGPDIERFTR; this is translated from the coding sequence ATGTCAGTAGACATTAACACGCTTCTAAAAAGAGCAGTCCAGATGAAGGCATCCGACCTGCATATAAAGGCAGGCAACCAGCCAATTGTCCGCATTGACGGCGCTATTATCCCGCTGCAGGATGAAAAAAGGCTGACTGCTGAAGACACCCTGAATTTAGCCAGCTCGATCATGAGCGAGGCACAGAGGGAACAATTCACTAAATCCCGCGACATTGACATCGGATACGGCGTTCCCGGAGTTGCAAGGTTCAGGTGCAACTGCTTTGTGCAGAGAGGGACGGTCGGCATTGTTTTCAGGATTGTTTCTATGGAAATTCTTGATATAGAGGATTTAATGCTGCCGCCTGTATTGAAAAAGATCGCACTGGAACCAAGAGGCCTGATTCTTGTCACAGGGACAACCGGAAGCGGCAAGTCAACAGCACTGGCATCCATGATCGAATATATCAACATCAATAAAACACTGAACATCATTACTATCGAAGACCCGATTGAATTTACATACAGGGACAAGAAGAGCATCATAAGCCAGAGGGAAATAGGCAATGACACGGACTCATTCAGCAAGGCGCTGAGGGCCGCGTTGAGACAGGACCCCGACGTCATCCTCGTCGGCGAGATGCGCGATTTTGAGACCATCCAGACGGCGCTGGTCGCTGCTGAGACAGGGCATCTGGTCCTCAGCACCCTGCACACTTCCGATGCCGTTGAGACAATAAACAGGATTATCTCTGTCTTCCCCCCGTATCAGCACAAACAGGTAAGGGTACAGCTCGCCTCTGTTCTCAAGGCCATCATCTCCATGAGGCTCGTCCCGAGGTCCGATGAAAAGGGAAGGGTCCCCGCAGTTGAAGTGCTTGTTGCGACAGCCACAATTAAAAGCTGCATCGAAGACTCCGACAAGACAAAACAGATCCACGACTTCATTGGAGAAGGTTTCAGCCAGTACGGGATGCAGACCTTTGATCAATCCCTTATGGGTCTTTACCAGCGCGGGCTTATAACTTACGAAGACGCGGCAAGCAGGGCGACGAACCCCGATGACTTCGCCCTCAAAGTGAAAGGGATCCTCTCCACAAAGGAATCATGGGAAGAAGGCGTTGCCTCAAGAGAAAAAGGCAAAAAGGGACCTGACATTGAAAGGTTCACCCGCTGA
- a CDS encoding phosphatidylglycerophosphatase A — translation MPYAPGTFGSAAGLILAILFRPDDTQLIIMALSVFFIGLYTSHQTEKSLGKDSGHIVIDELCGYFVSVLFVPKSVGYFIAAFVLFRAFDILKPPPVRNVERLVPGGAGIMLDDVLAGIYTNACLQMWRYIF, via the coding sequence ATGCCGTACGCGCCCGGGACATTCGGCTCCGCAGCGGGTCTTATACTGGCAATTCTCTTCAGGCCAGATGATACTCAACTCATAATAATGGCGTTGTCAGTATTTTTCATCGGATTATACACTTCACATCAGACTGAAAAGTCCCTCGGCAAAGACAGCGGCCATATAGTGATAGATGAGCTTTGCGGCTATTTTGTATCTGTCCTGTTCGTTCCCAAAAGCGTTGGTTACTTCATTGCCGCTTTTGTCCTGTTCAGGGCCTTTGATATCCTGAAACCGCCGCCGGTAAGAAATGTTGAGAGGCTGGTCCCGGGAGGCGCGGGCATCATGTTAGATGACGTATTGGCGGGGATTTATACGAATGCCTGCTTGCAGATGTGGAGGTATATTTTTTGA